A DNA window from Micromonospora sp. NBC_01739 contains the following coding sequences:
- a CDS encoding IS701 family transposase → MGCFAGRFGRVEPRRVAGQFVTGLLSDLEVKTCWQLAEQAGHARPDAMQRLLYRAVWDADAVRDDLRQLITDRFGSPDAVLVVDETGDLKKGTHTVGVQRQYTGTAGRIENSQVGVFLGYAGRDGHTLIDRRVYLPASWTDDRDRCHAAGVPDEIEFATRSELAADMITTALDAGVPAGWVAADEAYGNSAAFRAHLRGHDLGYVLAVSRSHLVPLDGGKARVRADRIAADMPASAWQRRSAGAGSKGPRFYDWAWLDDVCTDADPDDGGHHSLLIRRNTSTGELAFYRCWTPTPATLAQLVRIAGIRWTVEESFQAAKGQVGLDQHQVRRWDSWHRFTTLALAALAVLAICAADATHDDPTDTGLIKLTVNEVRRLINACIIRPISDLAHRLHWSGWRRQHQARARRSHYTRRLNLELQP, encoded by the coding sequence CTGGGCTGCTTCGCGGGCCGGTTCGGGCGAGTGGAGCCGCGTCGTGTGGCGGGACAGTTCGTGACGGGGCTGCTGTCCGATCTTGAGGTCAAGACGTGTTGGCAGTTGGCCGAGCAGGCCGGGCACGCCCGGCCGGATGCGATGCAGCGGCTGCTGTACCGGGCGGTGTGGGACGCCGACGCTGTCCGCGACGACCTGCGGCAACTGATCACCGACCGGTTCGGCAGTCCGGACGCGGTCCTGGTCGTCGACGAGACCGGCGACCTGAAGAAGGGCACCCACACGGTTGGGGTGCAGCGCCAGTACACCGGCACCGCCGGGCGAATCGAGAACAGCCAGGTCGGGGTGTTCCTGGGCTACGCCGGCCGGGACGGACACACCCTGATCGACCGACGGGTGTATCTACCAGCGTCGTGGACCGACGACCGGGACCGCTGCCACGCCGCCGGCGTGCCCGACGAGATCGAGTTCGCCACCAGGTCAGAGTTGGCGGCGGACATGATCACCACGGCCCTCGACGCCGGGGTGCCGGCAGGCTGGGTCGCTGCGGACGAGGCATACGGCAACAGCGCCGCCTTCCGCGCTCATCTGCGCGGACACGACCTCGGCTACGTCCTGGCCGTGTCCCGCAGCCACCTGGTTCCGCTCGACGGCGGCAAGGCCCGAGTTCGCGCCGACCGGATCGCCGCCGACATGCCCGCCTCGGCGTGGCAGCGCCGCAGCGCTGGCGCCGGATCCAAGGGCCCCCGCTTCTACGACTGGGCCTGGCTGGATGACGTGTGCACCGACGCTGACCCCGACGACGGCGGCCACCACAGCCTGCTGATCCGCCGCAACACCAGCACCGGTGAGCTGGCCTTCTACCGTTGCTGGACCCCCACGCCAGCCACCCTTGCCCAACTCGTGCGGATCGCCGGCATCCGCTGGACCGTCGAGGAGAGCTTCCAGGCCGCCAAGGGCCAGGTCGGCCTGGATCAGCACCAGGTCCGCCGTTGGGACTCCTGGCACCGGTTCACCACCCTGGCCCTGGCCGCCCTCGCCGTCCTGGCGATCTGCGCTGCCGACGCGACCCACGACGACCCGACCGACACCGGACTGATCAAGCTGACCGTCAACGAGGTCCGCCGCCTGATCAACGCCTGCATCATCCGCCCGATCAGCGACCTCGCCCACCGTTTGCACTGGTCAGGATGGCGGCGGCAGCACCAAGCCCGAGCCCGACGATCCCACTACACACGCCGCCTCAACCTCGAACTTCAGCCATGA